The following proteins are encoded in a genomic region of Anguilla anguilla isolate fAngAng1 chromosome 15, fAngAng1.pri, whole genome shotgun sequence:
- the lats2 gene encoding serine/threonine-protein kinase LATS2 yields MRPKTFPAAPYVGNTRQRLQEIKEGLKQPAKLVSQALHGGPRAEGGRGGDPKGKDPAGRQQQLRPPQKFNNYQNALREIRKSLMPFANESGPASGSAHAGGDVNRQMLQDLVNAGCDQEMAVRALKQTGSRNIEAALEFISKMGYLDARNEQIVRVIKQTSPGKGGIPNSVDRGPALEGPSDAAMPPYHQMGAGAPLYEGPGYGVEAAYMGNPYDATYMMPSSSAQSAPLGRPPNMGPYPPAMSAQNPPGNPMFPPAAQQKAYPGNVEQAMMSYPVPSQPLQLQPPPPGGPGGPHYDYSRAPHLMEPSGYGVQRSSSFQNKMAPQPDNYVNMQGKGPLGQNGGGYPPNLYLSPHSHPRQSSPTSHQVHMLSRAPAGAGAMGPDFPDIPQALLTPSRASVNLDLYEHHWAPQGPVNPEGAPARQPQGPFRGEVRIPSRTNSFNNHQKVNVTVRQNMPAAVKQDPALGPPNTITAVTSPPIQQPVKSIRVMRPEPKTAVGPCHPGWLATQTQDVPDSHAYAADDAYALEPGEYCNPEPRCPPPPYPKTLLMTGASAEPMPLEGNAMCAELPPSRPLPEETLATDKAKAGKAEKVVKDKKQIQTSPVPVRKNARDEEKRESRIKSYSPFAFKFYMEQHVENIMKTYQQKLNRRLQLEQEMSKAGLSEAEQEQMRKMLYQKESNYNRLKRAKMDKSMFVKIKTLGIGAFGEVCLTRKVDTGALYAMKTLRKKDVLNRNQVAHVKAERDILAEADNEWVVRLYYSFQDRDCLYFVMDYIPGGDMMSLLIRMGTFAEELARFYVAELTLAIESVHRMGFIHRDIKPDNILIDLDGHIKLTDFGLCTGFRWTHNSKYYQKGSHIRQDSMEPSDFWDDVSNCRCGDRLMTLEQRATRQHQRCLAHSLVGTPNYIAPEVLLRKGYTQLCDWWSVGVILFEMLVGQPPFLASTPTETQIKVINWESTLQVPAQVQLSPEAVDFIGRLCCSAEERLGGNGADEIKAHPFFNQMDFSSNLRTQPAPYRPKISHPMDTSNFDPVAEDGAGAWSGSGDSARAWDALGSAHGKHPEHAFYEFTFRRFFDDNGCPFRYPKPPEPAPSPPSSSPPGPEEEQAEGCEPVYV; encoded by the exons ATGAGACCAAAGACCTTCCCTGCCGCCCCCTACGTGGGGAACACCCGCCAGCGGCTGCAGGAGATCAAAGAGGGGCTGAAGCAGCCGGCCAAGCTGGTGAGCCAGGCCCTGCACGGCGGTCcgcgggcggagggggggcgCGGCGGGGACCCCAAGGGCAAGGACCCCGCCGgccggcagcagcagctgcggCCGCCGCAGAAGTTCAACAACTACCAGAACGCCCTGCGCGAGATTCGCAAGTCCCTCATGCCCTTCGCCAACGAGTCGGGCCCCGCCTCCGGCTCCGCCCACGCCGGCGGGGACGTCAACCGGCAGATGCTGCAGGACCTGGTCAACGCCGGCTGCGACCAG gaaatggctgtGCGGGCCCTcaaacagacaggaagcaggaacaTCGAGGCAGCGCTGGAGTTCATCAGCAAGATGGGTTACCTGGACGCCCGCAACGAGCAGATCGTACGTGTCATCAAGCAGACTTCGCCTG GAAAAGGCGGCATACCAAACTCTGTGGACCGTGGACCAGCATTGGAGGGACCAAGCGATGCTGCTATGCCACCCTACCACCAGATGGGGGCAGGGGCACCTCTGTATGAGGGGCCTGGATATGGAGTTGAGGCTGCCTACATGGGCAACCCATATGATGCAACCTATATGATGCCCTCTTCCTCCGCCCAAAGTGCCCCGCTGGGCAGGCCCCCGAATATGGGCCCCTACCCCCCTGCCATGTCAGCTCAGAACCCCCCAGGGAACCCCATGTTCCCACCCGCCGCCCAGCAGAAGGCGTACCCGGGCAACGTGGAGCAGGCCATGATGAGCTATCCTGTACCCAGCCAGCCCCTGCAACTCCAGCCACCTCCACCAGGGGGACCCGGAGGGCCGCACTATGACTACAGTCGAGCGCCGCACCTGATGGAGCCGTCGGGTTACGGCGTCCAGAGGAGCTCCTCCTTCCAGAACAAGATGGCGCCGCAGCCTGATAACTATGTCAACATGCAGGGCAAAGGCCCCCTCGGGCAAAATGGCGGCGGGTACCCCCCCAACCTGTACCTGtcaccccactcccacccccgaCAGTCCAGCCCAACCTCCCACCAGGTGCATATGCTCTCccgcgctcctgcaggtgcagGAGCTATGGGCCCCGACTTCCCTGATATCCCCCAAGCCCTGCTCACGCCCTCTAGGGCCAGCGTTAACCTGGACCTCTATGAGCACCACTGGGCCCCACAGGGCCCGGTCAACCCTGAAGGGGCCCCTGCCAGGCAACCACAAGGGCCCTTCAGGGGAGAGGTCCGCATACCCAGCAGGACCAACTCCTTCAACAACCACCAGAAGGTCAATGTCACCGTCAGGCAAAACATGCCCGCTGCTGTGAAGCAGGACCCTGCCCTGGGACCTCCAAACACCATCACCGCGGTGACGTCCCCGCCCATCCAGCAGCCCGTCAAGAGCATACGGGTGATGAGGCCAGAGCCCAAAACTGCCGTGGGGCCCTGTCACCCCGGCTGGCTGGCCACCCAGACGCAGGACGTGCCCGACTCCCACGCCTACGCAGCGGATGACGCCTACGCTCTGGAACCCGGCGAGTACTGCAACCCAGAGCCGCGCTGTCCGCCCCCGCCCTACCCCAAAACCTTGCTGATGACGGGGGCCAGTGCTGAACCCATGCCCCTGGAGGGGAACGCCATGTGTGCGGAGCTCCCGCCTTCCAGGCCCCTCCCCGAGGAGACCCTCGCCACGGACAAGGCCAAAGCCGGCAAAGCCGAGAAGGTCGTCAAGGACAAGAAGCAGATCCAGACGTCCCCGGTGCCGGTGAGGAAGAACGCGCGAGATGAGGAGAAGAGGGAGTCCCGCATCAAGAGCTACTCGCCCTTCGCCTtcaagttctacatggagcagcACGTGGAGAACATCATGAAGACCTACCAGCAGAAGCTGAACAGGAGGCTGCAACTGGAGCAGGAGATGTCAAag GCAGGGCTGTCTGAAGCCGAGCAGGAGCAGATGAGGAAGATGCTCTACCAGAAGGAGTCCAACTACAACCGTCTGAAGCGTGCCAAGATGGACAAGTCCATGTTCGTGAAGATCAAGACGCTGGGCATCGGGGCCTTCGGCGAGGTGTGCCTGACGCGCAAGGTGGACACGGGCGCGCTGTACGCCATGAAGACGCTGCGCAAGAAGGACGTGCTCAACCGCAACCAGGTGGCCCACGTCAAGGCCGAGCGGGACATCCTGGCCGAGGCCGACAACGAGTGGGTGGTGCGGCTCTACTACTCCTTCCAGGACCGCGACTGCCTGTACTTCGTCATGGACTACATCCCGGGCGGGGACATGATGAGCCTGCTCATCCGCATGGGCACCTTCGCCGAGGAGCTGGCCCGCTTCTACGTGGCGGAGCTCACCCTGGCCATCGAGAGCGTCCACAGGATGGGCTTCATCCACCGCGACATCAAGCCCGACAACATCCTCATCGACCTGGACGGACACATCAAGCTCACCGACTTCGGCCTCTGCACAGGCTTCCGCTGGACCCACAACTCCAAGTACTACCAGAAAG GGAGCCACATAAGGCAGGACAGCATGGAGCCCAGTGACTTCTGGGACGACGTGTCGAACTGTCGCTGCGGTGACCGGCTGATGACCCTGGAGCAGCGGGCGACCCGGCAGCACCAGCGCTGCCTGGCCCACTCCCTGGTGGGCACGCCCAACTACATCGCCCCCGAGGTGCTGCTGCGCAAAG GGTACACCCAGCTGTGCGACTGGTGGAGTGTTGGGGTGATCCTTTTCGAGATGCTGGTTGGACAGCCCCCGTTTCTGGCCTCTACCCCAACTGAGACACAGATTAAG GTGATAAACTGGGAGAGCACTCTGCAGGTGCCCGCGCAGGTGCAGCTTAGCCCCGAGGCCGTGGACTTCATCGGGCGTCTCTGCTGCTCGGCCGAGGAGAGGCTGGGGGGCAACGGGGCGGACGAGATCAAGGCCCACCCCTTTTTCAACCAGATGGACTTCTCCAGCAACCTGCGCACCCAGCCGGCCCCCTACCGGCCCAAGATCAGCCACCCCATGGACACCTCCAACTTCGACCCCGTGGCGGAGgacggggcgggggcgtggAGCGGCAGCGGGGACAGCGCCAGGGCCTGGGACGCGCTGGGCTCCGCCCACGGCAAGCACCCCGAGCACGCCTTCTACGAGTTCACCTTCCGCAGGTTCTTCGACGACAACGGCTGCCCCTTCCGCTACCCCAAGCCCCCCGAGCCGGCCCCgtccccccccagcagcagccccccGGGGCCGGAGGAAGAGCAGGCCGAGGGCTGCGAGCCCGTTTACGTGTAG
- the LOC118214513 gene encoding uncharacterized protein LOC118214513 translates to MVHTCVVVGCRNRRTPGTTLSFYRFPRDPERKQRWIAAINREGWLPNDGSRLCSTHFISGKQVKNPRSPDYVPSVFSAVSLSQETKQTSAFECPDKQQAQVEAATALLYLQGQVVDPELDLDQDQDKAETMSSLSSSSSEQPGDSRAHSSSDVDASDAVNYEEELRALKKENQALRESMEKMSLTEVSLRNDPAKVRFYTGLPNYFVFETVMWLLSPHMKGEKSVKLSKFQQLLLTLMRLRLDLKNQDLAYRFGVKVSTVTKTVHSVVNIMSTTLVPTTVFWPSREELRKNLPSAFRSSYPDCAVIMDCFRVALEKTDWSDANIHHCGTNTLKYLVGVAPQGVVTFVSKGSPGHVSDKDLAEGCGFLNKLLVGDVVLADRRFDVSESVVARGACLKITGIGEGEREVPEEDPLADASLERMWVRRHVERVISTVKQRYAILTGPVESPFTAVDLTANMTTFDKIVQVVCALNNLCISAAPLE, encoded by the exons ATGGTTCACACGTGCGTGGTGGTAGGCTGTCGGAACAGGAGAACCCCAGGAACCACACTGTCTTTTTACCGTTTTCCACGGGACCCTGAAAGAAAACAACGGTGGATTGCAGCTATAAACCGAGAAGGGTGGTTGCCAAACGATGGCAGTCGGCTGTGCAGCACGCACTTCATCTCAG GTAAACAGGTGAAGAACCCTCGGTCACCGGACTACGTCCCATCCGTGTTTAGTGCGGTTTCACTGTCTCAGGAGACAAAGCAAACGAGTGCCTTTGAATGCCCTGACAAACAGCAAGCACAAGTGGAGGCAGCCACTGCTTTGTTGTACCTCCAGGGGCAGGTTGTTGACCCAGAGCTGGACCTGGACCAGGACCAGGATAAGGCAGAAACCATGTCATCACTGAGCAGCAGTAGCTCAGAACAGCCCGGCGACAGCAGGGCCCACTCCAGCAGCGATGTTGATGCGTCCGATGCTGTAAACTACGAAGAGGAGCTCAGGGCCCTGAAGAAGGAGAACCAGGCCCTCAGAGAGTCCATGGAGAAAATGTCTCTCACGGAGGTCTCCCTGAGAAATGACCCCGCAAAAGTGAGGTTTTACACCGGCTTGCCTAACTACTTTGTGTTCGAGACAGTTATGTGGTTACTTTCACCACATATGAAAGGAGAAAAGAGCGTGAAGCTCTCTAAGTTCCAGCAGCTCCTCTTGACCCTAATGAGGCTCAGGCTGGACTTAAAGAACCAGGACCTGGCCTACAGGTTTGGGGTCAAGGTTAGTACGGTGACCAAGACTGTCCACAGTGTGGTCAACATAATGTCCACTACGCTGGTACCGACCACGGTGTTCTGGCCCTCAAGGGAGGAGCTTCGCAAGAACCTCCCCTCGGCCTTCAGGTCGTCGTACCCGGACTGTGCGGTGATAATGGACTGTTTCAGGGTGGCCCTGGAAAAAACGGACTGGTCCGATGCAAACATCCATCACTGCGGAACCAACACGCTGAAATACCTGGTGGGGGTCGCTCCGCAAGGTGTGGTCACTTTTGTCTCCAAAGGGTCGCCGGGACACGTCAGCGACAAGGACCTGGCGGAGGGCTGCGGCTTCCTGAACAAGCTGCTCGTCGGCGACGTGGTGCTGGCCGACCGGAGATTTGACGTCAGCGAGTCAGTCGTGGCGCGCGGGGCCTGCCTAAAAATCACAGGCATCGGGGAGGGTGAACGTGAGGTGCCCGAAGAGGACCCACTAGCTGATGCCAGCTTGGAGAGGATGTGGGTGCGTAGGCACGTGGAACGAGTGATTTCGACAGTGAAGCAGAGATACGCCATATTGACCGGCCCGGTGGAGAGTCCCTTCACTGCCGTGGACCTCACCGCTAACATGACCACCTTCGATAAGATAGTTCAGGTGGTGTGTGCCTTGAATAACCTGTGCATATCTGCTGCCCCGCTGGAATGA
- the sap18 gene encoding histone deacetylase complex subunit SAP18, which translates to MAVESRVTQEEIKKEPENPIDREKTCPLLLRVFTTNNGRHHRMDEFARGNVPSSELQIYTWMDATLKELTSLVKEVYPDARKKGTHFGFAIVYPDPKRQGYRVKEIGNTVSGRKGTEDSMTLQSQRFQIGDYLDIAITPPNRAPPFPGRMRPF; encoded by the exons atggctgtTGAATCAAGAGTCACCcaagaagaaattaaaaaagaaccAGAAAATCCTATCGACAGAGAAAAG ACTTGTCCTCTGTTGTTGAGGGTGTTTACCACGAACAATGGTAGACATCACAGAATGGACGAGTTTGCCAGGGGGAACGTCCCGTCGAGCGAGCTCCAGATCTACACCTG GATGGATGCTACCTTGAAGGAACTGACCAGCCTGGTGAAAGAGGTCTACCCAGATGCTCGAAAGAAGGGTACCCATTTTGGCTTTGCCATAGTCTACCCAGACCCAAAAAGACAAGGTTACAG GGTGAAAGAAATCGGCAACACGGTGTCAGGCCGGAAGGGTACAGAAGACTCCATGACGCTGCAGTCCCAGCGGTTTCAGATTGGAGATTACCTGGACATTGCCATAACACCGCCCAACAGAGCCCCGCCCTTCCCTGGCCGTATGAGGCCCTTCTGA